Proteins from a single region of Gemmatimonadaceae bacterium:
- a CDS encoding type II secretion system protein — MTSPTRARRGFTLAELLVSMLIVAIIGAAFTRLVIAQSRFFTREYGARNARAVARESMNLLLTDLRMVQDSGGVDSVSADGRTVRVIVPYAFGLACGNTSSATIVSLLPSDTSVMAIAKYAGYAWRNSAGRYTIVTPPSPQGANNITVYGTPAMCTGTGAGQAGISTLTVNGRSGQVLQLTPAAAGIAVRTPVFLWQKITYSFDSSAAFPGLYGLYRTPAGGSRQELLAPFDSTARFKFYVPNQDTSQTTVPALSNIRGLDILLYGVSPKLQSNGLRSMTKMTTAVFFKNTRSF, encoded by the coding sequence ATGACGTCCCCCACCAGGGCGCGCCGGGGCTTCACGCTGGCCGAACTACTGGTCTCGATGCTCATCGTCGCGATCATCGGCGCCGCGTTCACCCGTCTCGTGATCGCGCAGTCCAGGTTCTTCACCCGGGAGTACGGCGCCCGCAATGCGCGGGCGGTGGCTCGCGAATCAATGAACCTGCTGCTCACGGACCTGCGCATGGTCCAGGATTCGGGCGGCGTCGACTCCGTGTCGGCCGACGGCCGCACGGTGCGCGTGATCGTGCCCTATGCGTTCGGGCTGGCCTGCGGCAACACCTCCTCGGCCACGATCGTCAGCCTGCTCCCGTCCGATACCAGCGTGATGGCGATCGCGAAGTACGCCGGCTACGCGTGGCGCAACAGCGCCGGGCGCTACACGATCGTGACGCCCCCATCGCCGCAGGGCGCGAACAACATCACGGTGTACGGCACGCCCGCCATGTGCACCGGCACCGGGGCTGGCCAGGCCGGCATCTCCACGCTCACGGTCAACGGCCGATCGGGCCAGGTGCTCCAGCTGACCCCGGCCGCGGCCGGGATCGCGGTTCGCACCCCCGTCTTCCTCTGGCAGAAGATCACGTATTCGTTCGATTCCTCGGCGGCATTTCCCGGACTCTACGGGCTGTATCGCACCCCCGCCGGCGGCAGCAGGCAAGAACTGCTCGCGCCCTTCGATTCCACGGCGCGCTTCAAGTTCTACGTCCCCAATCAGGACACGTCCCAGACCACCGTGCCCGCGCTGTCCAACATTCGCGGACTGGACATCCTGCTCTACGGCGTGAGTCCCAAGCTGCAGTCCAACGGTCTGCGAAGCATGACCAAGATGACCACCGCGGTGTTCTTCAAGAACACGCGAAGCTTCTGA
- a CDS encoding prepilin-type N-terminal cleavage/methylation domain-containing protein codes for MNRLQSPHQTLPTRRGFSLIEIMIAMTMLGIVLVTIAKLSLSVASAGQSNSLVANRSAALEQQAARLGAIPYTTLATMSSKADTITIGSIAYTRAITLTPATNRIAVKIVLAPTSNTAATDSLLFTRANAAGGSPLCSGC; via the coding sequence ATGAACCGTCTTCAATCGCCTCACCAGACCCTGCCCACGCGGCGGGGGTTCTCGTTGATCGAGATCATGATCGCCATGACGATGCTCGGGATCGTGCTCGTGACGATCGCGAAGCTCTCGCTGTCCGTGGCGTCGGCCGGCCAGTCCAACAGCCTCGTCGCCAATCGCTCCGCCGCCCTCGAGCAGCAGGCCGCGCGCCTCGGCGCCATCCCGTATACCACCCTCGCGACGATGTCCAGCAAGGCCGACACGATCACCATCGGCAGCATCGCCTACACGCGGGCGATCACGCTCACGCCGGCCACCAATCGCATCGCCGTCAAGATCGTGCTCGCGCCCACCTCGAACACCGCCGCCACCGACTCGCTGCTGTTCACGCGCGCCAACGCGGCGGGCGGTTCCCCTCTGTGCTCGGGCTGCTGA
- a CDS encoding prepilin-type N-terminal cleavage/methylation domain-containing protein, protein MSRSGQSPSPQSRPRGQRSGFTLIELVIAVAMLAIIMGVSVGRISAIISRQRVNRAAIAMSNDLQAAFGLALRDRKPVLISFDTTTMQLSVKDVASGAVFRKTSLAGFNLTSSNITLSRSSVTVYPAGLANDSLSATLSATIGGATYTQRVRMTQGGLVQIK, encoded by the coding sequence ATGTCACGATCCGGGCAGTCTCCATCACCGCAATCCAGACCGCGCGGCCAGCGGTCCGGATTCACGTTGATCGAGCTCGTCATCGCCGTCGCGATGCTCGCGATCATCATGGGGGTGTCGGTCGGCCGAATCAGCGCCATCATTTCGCGCCAGCGCGTGAACCGCGCCGCCATCGCGATGAGCAACGACCTGCAGGCCGCCTTCGGTCTGGCGTTGCGCGACCGGAAGCCGGTGTTGATCAGCTTCGATACCACGACGATGCAATTGTCGGTGAAGGACGTGGCCTCCGGCGCGGTATTCCGGAAGACCTCCCTGGCCGGATTCAATCTGACGTCGTCCAACATCACCCTCTCGCGAAGCTCGGTCACCGTCTATCCGGCCGGTCTCGCCAACGACTCCCTCTCCGCCACCCTGTCGGCCACGATCGGCGGCGCCACCTACACGCAACGTGTCCGGATGACGCAGGGTGGACTGGTGCAGATCAAATGA